One segment of Vogesella indigofera DNA contains the following:
- a CDS encoding mechanosensitive ion channel family protein — protein MINTVNDMLDGWTPGVTLHRLGQVIQGETGWQELLVGVAALLCAWLWARQLYRRYFQTAQAQEWPFGKYLLYRLVYPLSAQLLTQALALGWQLLQGQSSVILMLSATLLFWLSLIRVLTAIVRHALPEGKVERHSEHLLAMLLWLAFAAWVTGIDTLALSWLESVRFRVGKNELNLLMILSALLWVSVILVGALWVSKLIEKRVMKLGDIDMNLRFVISKLARTLLIIGAVMVALPIVGIDLTVLSVFGGALGVGLGFGLQKIASNYVSGFIILLDRSIRIGDRLMVDGRVGYVSKITARYVVLKGLDGSEVLVPNEALIANTVINQSYTDKQIWISMPIQVAYDTDLELAQRLLREAAEHPRVMTEPAPNAFVTAFAESGINLEIGLWVKDPENGIAGLRSDINLRIWQLFKQHHVQIPYPQRELRVVNQAVVATPVEANA, from the coding sequence ATGATCAATACCGTGAATGACATGCTGGACGGCTGGACGCCGGGGGTCACCCTGCACCGGCTGGGCCAGGTGATCCAGGGCGAAACCGGCTGGCAGGAACTGCTGGTCGGCGTCGCCGCCTTGCTGTGCGCCTGGCTGTGGGCGCGGCAGCTGTACCGCCGCTATTTCCAGACCGCGCAGGCGCAGGAGTGGCCGTTCGGCAAATACCTGCTGTACCGGCTGGTGTATCCGCTGTCGGCGCAGTTGCTGACCCAGGCGCTGGCGCTGGGCTGGCAGCTGCTGCAGGGACAGTCGTCGGTGATCCTGATGCTGTCGGCGACGCTGCTGTTCTGGCTGTCGCTGATCCGGGTGCTGACCGCCATCGTGCGCCACGCGCTGCCGGAGGGCAAAGTGGAGCGCCACTCGGAGCACCTGCTGGCGATGCTGCTGTGGCTGGCCTTTGCCGCGTGGGTGACCGGCATCGATACGCTGGCGCTGAGCTGGCTGGAGTCGGTGCGCTTCCGCGTCGGCAAGAACGAGCTGAACCTGCTGATGATCCTGTCGGCGCTGCTGTGGGTGTCGGTGATCCTGGTCGGTGCGCTGTGGGTCAGCAAGCTGATCGAGAAGCGGGTGATGAAGCTCGGCGACATCGACATGAACCTGCGCTTCGTGATCAGCAAGCTGGCGCGCACGCTGCTGATCATCGGTGCGGTGATGGTGGCGCTGCCGATCGTCGGCATCGACCTCACCGTGCTGTCGGTATTCGGCGGCGCGCTGGGTGTCGGCCTCGGTTTCGGCTTGCAGAAGATCGCCAGCAACTACGTGTCCGGCTTCATCATCCTGCTCGACCGCTCCATCCGCATCGGCGACCGGTTGATGGTCGACGGCCGCGTCGGCTACGTCAGCAAGATCACCGCGCGCTACGTGGTGCTGAAGGGGCTGGACGGCAGCGAGGTGCTGGTGCCGAACGAGGCGCTGATCGCCAACACCGTGATCAACCAGTCCTATACCGACAAGCAGATCTGGATCAGCATGCCGATCCAGGTCGCCTACGACACCGATCTGGAACTGGCGCAGCGCCTGCTGCGCGAGGCCGCCGAGCACCCGCGGGTGATGACCGAGCCGGCACCGAACGCCTTTGTCACCGCCTTTGCCGAGTCCGGCATCAATCTGGAAATCGGGCTGTGGGTGAAGGATCCGGAAAACGGCATCGCCGGCCTACGCTCCGACATCAACCTGCGCATCTGGCAGCTGTTCAAGCAGCACCATGTGCAGATCCCGTACCCGCAACGCGAGCTGCGGGTGGTCAACCAGGCGGTGGTGGCAACACCGGTCGAGGCCAACGCATGA
- a CDS encoding proteasome-type protease: MTYCVGMVLDEGLIFASDSRTNAGVDHVATFRKMNVIAVPGERQIVLLNAGNLATTQSVVSLLKSRLSHDAANLHTVSSLYQAAELVGSTVREVIARDGDGQTQSQGVDYGCSFLVGGQIRGEPPRLFQIYPQGNFIEATLDTPYLQIGEAKYGKPILDRVIHHDTPLAQAIKCTLISFDSTIRSNLSVGLPIDLLWQQRDDFDFAPRHRVTEDDPYFLALRQGWGEGLRSVFGQLPDALWFKGGDAG; the protein is encoded by the coding sequence ATGACTTACTGTGTCGGCATGGTGCTGGACGAGGGGCTGATCTTTGCCTCCGATTCGCGCACCAACGCGGGGGTGGACCACGTGGCCACCTTCCGCAAGATGAACGTGATCGCGGTACCGGGCGAGCGACAGATCGTGCTGCTGAACGCCGGCAACCTGGCCACCACCCAGAGCGTGGTCAGCCTGCTGAAAAGCCGGCTCAGTCACGATGCGGCCAACCTGCACACGGTCAGCAGCCTGTACCAGGCGGCGGAGCTGGTTGGCAGCACGGTGCGCGAGGTGATCGCCCGCGATGGCGACGGCCAGACCCAGTCGCAAGGCGTGGACTACGGCTGCAGCTTCCTGGTCGGCGGCCAGATCAGGGGCGAGCCACCGCGGCTGTTCCAGATCTACCCGCAGGGCAATTTCATCGAGGCCACGTTGGATACGCCCTATCTGCAGATCGGCGAGGCCAAGTACGGCAAGCCGATTCTCGACCGGGTGATCCACCACGACACGCCGCTGGCACAGGCGATCAAGTGCACGCTGATCTCGTTCGATTCCACCATCCGTTCCAACCTGTCGGTGGGGCTGCCCATCGACCTGCTGTGGCAGCAGCGCGACGACTTCGACTTCGCGCCGCGCCACCGCGTCACCGAGGACGACCCGTACTTTCTGGCGCTGCGCCAGGGCTGGGGCGAGGGGCTACGCAGCGTGTTCGGCCAGCTGCCGGACGCACTGTGGTTCAAGGGGGGTGACGCCGGGTGA
- a CDS encoding ATP-binding protein: MSKQGQLQQQTAGIGQAVILIVVILGSLQLVASGLLIRSGVYNYRQASQHATLNAANLDVFLLASAINRENQLQLGLLALTRPASGRESAELQQARTATDQRLQIALRRLARPLTDDSNAALLQLQERQPHLRQRRQEVDKVLARRPVLFDENAIFGWKLSVGTWQDAIDKVLRLDAFLLSDGADDRLNRLAETKYQLWQLSRSLEQEGNALILRAQLARKLNSTDEYELLRSRERALLLLESLRYNTGYLGDAVLRRQLAALATQTWQLHQSADRQLLALEQGGAAPATVHEYKTAAQQVNRNLGVFFAELTRAAANRVDEQQQRYAQSLALNISFAVLALLLYAYLLLRMRYRILRPLQRMQRVLDAAADAILTVNASHRIEVANYGAEKMFGLPLAALQGLSLDDILSVDGADADWLDDEGRFDVSRAGSGRRHDGSRFFAAITVSPLVDGRDGRHSRRLLIIRDEHQRTIAEQSLARSMQLLSAIQRVESLLFARSPRQTVFREVLRILLDYFGVAEGLVLSLEASRDKSASFRIQARLGNSKEPPWVERFRQLPLAIALQQGQLQQTISEDGWTFLPIQIDSRTVMVAGIAIDSIADAHYQALQPLLGACGSIVSFYAEEDRRRASERNLREVLQLEEAIYSASPVGLVRLDNNYHIVRANRAGEALFGTREDGLQGVPLRELLGSDEAWQQLQGRLEEVRHHDRHLNIEIECVQVSGKPIWVLFAGQLLFPGMAEDGVILACFDITGRREAEEGVLRARDAAAESRQQLELAIDSLDDAFALFDAGDRLVRCNSHFARLAGAGSTPETLKGQSFAGVLRASLIAGEQPEPGYEEHSWFVERLARYGREASSFELRWNERWLQQASRRVPDGGAVCVLTDISALKQQQADLLLARDAANAASRAKSAFLAAMSHEIRTPMNGVLGMLELLSLTTLDEAQRDAVDTVQESAHTLLRLIDDILDFSKIEAGKLEIIPEPASVSALMQRVHHLYAELAQRKQLWFLLDIDEQVAPALRFDPLRLRQILQNFCSNALKFTQQGQVTLRVRCLQSSASEQWLRFEVADTGIGIDRQQLARLFEPFTQAESSTARRFGGTGLGLTICRRLSELMGGVVAMDSEPGSGTVASLEIRFPLCDAAELPQASELDHAAIVAATAGLMRDMAPVLFVEDNSINRKLTVKQFELLGYPVVTAVDGLMALSLWQQHTFSLVLTDCHMPQMDGYALAQAIRSQEVAQGRAPVPIIACTANVAKEELDKTRAAGMDDFLSKPLGLVALKDMLHKWLGDVALPSASLATAVVAATPAAVDRQALAMYSSGDWSVEQAILDEFMQGNDEDVAALARAVAAGDAGQIAWSAHRIKGASRMVGAMALGDAAEALEKAGRAAELAAIPALWQQFNAAQAAVAAWLEEQASCQASA, from the coding sequence ATGAGCAAGCAAGGCCAGCTGCAGCAGCAAACCGCCGGTATCGGCCAGGCGGTGATCCTGATCGTGGTGATCCTTGGCTCATTGCAGCTGGTGGCCTCCGGCCTGCTGATCCGCTCCGGCGTGTACAACTACCGTCAGGCCAGCCAGCACGCCACGCTCAATGCGGCCAACCTTGACGTCTTCCTGCTGGCCTCGGCCATCAACCGCGAAAACCAGTTGCAGCTCGGTTTGCTGGCGCTGACGCGACCGGCCAGCGGCCGCGAAAGCGCCGAGCTGCAGCAGGCGCGCACTGCCACCGACCAGCGCCTGCAGATCGCGCTGCGGCGCCTGGCGCGGCCGCTGACCGATGACAGCAATGCCGCGCTGCTGCAATTGCAGGAGCGGCAGCCGCACCTGCGCCAGCGGCGACAGGAGGTGGACAAGGTGCTGGCGCGGCGGCCGGTGCTGTTCGACGAGAATGCCATCTTCGGCTGGAAACTGTCGGTCGGCACCTGGCAGGATGCCATCGACAAGGTGTTGCGCCTGGACGCCTTCCTGCTGTCTGACGGCGCCGACGACCGCCTCAACCGGCTGGCGGAAACCAAGTACCAGTTGTGGCAGCTGAGCCGTTCGCTGGAACAGGAAGGCAACGCGCTGATCCTCCGCGCGCAGCTGGCGCGCAAGCTCAATTCCACCGACGAATACGAACTGCTGCGCAGCCGCGAGCGCGCCTTGCTGCTGCTGGAGTCGTTGCGCTACAACACCGGCTATCTCGGCGATGCCGTGCTGCGCCGGCAACTGGCAGCGCTGGCGACCCAGACCTGGCAGCTGCACCAGAGTGCCGACCGGCAGCTGCTGGCGCTGGAGCAGGGCGGTGCCGCGCCGGCCACGGTGCACGAGTACAAGACGGCCGCGCAACAGGTCAACCGCAATCTGGGCGTCTTCTTTGCCGAGCTGACCCGTGCCGCGGCCAACCGTGTCGACGAGCAGCAGCAGCGCTACGCGCAAAGCCTGGCGCTGAACATCTCCTTCGCCGTGCTGGCCTTGCTGCTGTACGCCTACTTGCTGCTGCGCATGCGCTACCGCATCCTGCGCCCGCTGCAGCGCATGCAGCGGGTGCTGGATGCGGCGGCAGACGCGATCCTGACCGTCAATGCCAGCCACCGCATCGAGGTGGCCAACTACGGCGCCGAGAAGATGTTCGGCTTGCCGCTGGCGGCGTTGCAGGGGCTGTCGCTGGACGACATCCTCAGCGTCGACGGCGCCGATGCCGACTGGCTGGACGACGAGGGCCGCTTCGACGTGTCGCGCGCCGGCAGCGGCCGCCGGCACGATGGCAGCCGTTTCTTTGCCGCAATTACCGTCAGCCCGCTGGTGGACGGCCGCGACGGCCGCCACAGCCGCCGGCTGCTGATCATCCGCGACGAGCACCAGCGTACCATCGCCGAGCAGTCGCTGGCGCGCAGCATGCAGCTGCTATCTGCTATCCAGCGCGTGGAGAGCCTGCTGTTTGCCCGCAGCCCGCGGCAGACGGTATTCCGCGAGGTGCTGCGCATCCTGCTGGACTACTTCGGCGTCGCCGAGGGTCTGGTGCTGTCGCTGGAGGCATCGCGCGACAAGTCGGCGTCGTTCCGCATCCAGGCGCGGCTGGGCAACAGCAAGGAACCGCCGTGGGTGGAGCGCTTCCGTCAGCTGCCGCTGGCGATTGCCCTGCAACAGGGGCAGCTGCAGCAAACCATCTCCGAGGATGGCTGGACTTTCCTGCCGATCCAGATCGACAGCCGCACGGTGATGGTGGCCGGCATTGCCATCGACTCGATTGCCGACGCCCACTACCAGGCGCTGCAGCCGCTGCTCGGCGCCTGCGGCAGCATCGTCAGCTTCTATGCCGAGGAAGACCGCCGTCGTGCCAGCGAACGCAACCTGCGCGAAGTGCTGCAGCTGGAGGAGGCGATCTACAGCGCGTCGCCGGTCGGGCTGGTGCGACTGGACAACAACTACCACATCGTGCGCGCCAACCGCGCCGGCGAAGCACTGTTCGGCACCCGCGAGGATGGGCTGCAGGGCGTGCCCTTGCGCGAGCTGCTGGGCAGCGACGAAGCGTGGCAGCAGCTGCAGGGCCGGCTGGAAGAGGTGCGCCACCACGACCGCCACCTCAATATCGAGATCGAATGCGTACAGGTCAGCGGCAAGCCGATCTGGGTGCTGTTCGCCGGCCAGCTGCTGTTCCCGGGCATGGCCGAGGACGGCGTGATCCTCGCCTGTTTCGACATCACCGGCCGGCGCGAAGCGGAGGAGGGCGTGCTGCGCGCGCGCGACGCCGCCGCCGAGTCGCGCCAGCAGCTGGAGCTGGCGATCGACTCGCTGGATGACGCCTTCGCGCTGTTCGACGCCGGCGACCGGCTGGTGCGCTGCAACAGCCACTTTGCCCGCCTCGCCGGTGCCGGCAGCACGCCGGAAACGCTGAAGGGGCAGTCCTTTGCCGGCGTGCTGCGCGCCAGCCTGATCGCCGGCGAGCAGCCGGAGCCGGGCTACGAGGAGCACAGCTGGTTCGTGGAGCGGCTGGCGCGCTACGGCCGCGAGGCGTCGTCGTTCGAGCTGCGCTGGAACGAGCGCTGGCTGCAGCAGGCGTCGCGGCGGGTGCCGGACGGCGGCGCGGTGTGCGTGCTGACCGACATCAGCGCGCTGAAACAGCAGCAGGCCGATCTGCTGCTGGCACGCGATGCGGCCAACGCCGCCAGCCGCGCCAAGAGCGCCTTCCTTGCCGCGATGAGCCACGAGATCCGCACCCCGATGAACGGCGTGCTGGGCATGCTGGAGCTGTTGTCGCTGACGACGCTGGATGAAGCGCAGCGCGATGCGGTGGACACGGTACAGGAGTCGGCGCACACCCTGCTGCGCCTGATCGACGACATTCTGGACTTTTCCAAGATCGAGGCCGGCAAGTTGGAGATCATCCCCGAGCCGGCGTCGGTGAGCGCGCTGATGCAGCGCGTGCATCACCTGTACGCGGAGCTGGCGCAGCGCAAGCAGCTGTGGTTCCTGCTCGACATCGACGAGCAGGTGGCGCCGGCGCTGCGCTTCGATCCGCTGCGCCTGCGCCAGATCCTGCAGAACTTCTGCAGCAATGCGCTGAAGTTCACGCAGCAGGGGCAGGTGACGTTGCGTGTGCGCTGCCTGCAGAGCAGCGCCAGCGAGCAGTGGCTGCGCTTCGAGGTGGCCGATACCGGCATCGGCATCGACCGCCAGCAGCTGGCACGGCTGTTCGAGCCGTTCACCCAGGCGGAAAGCAGCACCGCACGCCGCTTTGGCGGCACCGGTCTCGGGCTGACCATCTGTCGGCGCCTGTCCGAGCTGATGGGCGGGGTGGTGGCGATGGACAGTGAGCCGGGCAGCGGCACCGTCGCTTCGCTGGAGATCCGCTTCCCCTTGTGCGACGCCGCCGAGCTGCCGCAGGCGAGCGAGCTGGACCATGCCGCCATCGTGGCCGCGACTGCGGGTTTGATGCGCGACATGGCGCCGGTGCTGTTTGTGGAAGACAATTCAATCAACCGCAAGTTGACCGTCAAACAGTTCGAGCTGCTGGGCTACCCGGTGGTGACGGCGGTGGACGGGCTGATGGCGCTGAGCCTGTGGCAGCAGCACACCTTCTCGCTGGTGCTGACCGACTGCCACATGCCGCAGATGGACGGTTACGCGCTGGCACAGGCGATCCGCAGCCAGGAGGTGGCCCAGGGCCGCGCGCCGGTGCCGATCATCGCCTGCACCGCCAACGTGGCGAAGGAAGAACTGGACAAGACCCGTGCCGCCGGAATGGACGATTTCCTCAGCAAGCCGCTGGGGCTGGTGGCACTGAAGGACATGCTGCACAAGTGGCTGGGCGACGTTGCCCTGCCATCCGCGTCGCTGGCAACGGCGGTGGTTGCGGCCACACCGGCGGCGGTCGACCGTCAGGCGCTGGCGATGTACAGCTCAGGAGACTGGTCGGTGGAGCAGGCGATTCTGGACGAGTTCATGCAGGGTAACGACGAGGATGTCGCCGCCCTGGCGCGGGCGGTGGCTGCCGGCGACGCCGGGCAGATCGCCTGGTCGGCGCACCGGATCAAGGGCGCCAGCCGCATGGTCGGTGCCATGGCGCTGGGCGATGCGGCAGAAGCACTGGAAAAAGCGGGACGCGCCGCCGAACTGGCGGCGATCCCGGCCCTATGGCAGCAGTTCAATGCAGCGCAGGCGGCGGTGGCCGCCTGGCTGGAGGAGCAGGCCTCGTGCCAAGCAAGCGCCTGA
- a CDS encoding arsinothricin resistance N-acetyltransferase ArsN1 family B codes for MSELIIREASPADAAAICAIYNPYIEYTTISFEEKPVSVSDMAERIAGTQAQGLPWLVAETEDGELFGYAYASRWRARPAYRHSVEASVYLRQATVGQGLGKLLYRELLQRLTALGLRTVIGGVAQPNPASDALHRALGFKQVALFEQVGRKFGRWLDVAYWQLSLGT; via the coding sequence ATGAGCGAGCTGATCATCCGCGAGGCAAGCCCGGCCGACGCCGCCGCCATCTGCGCCATCTACAACCCGTACATCGAGTACACCACCATCTCGTTCGAGGAAAAACCGGTGAGTGTCAGCGACATGGCCGAGCGTATCGCCGGCACCCAGGCGCAGGGCCTGCCGTGGCTGGTGGCCGAGACCGAGGACGGCGAGCTGTTCGGCTACGCCTACGCCAGCCGCTGGCGCGCGCGCCCAGCCTACCGCCACAGCGTGGAGGCCAGCGTCTACCTGCGCCAGGCCACCGTCGGCCAGGGGCTGGGCAAGCTGCTGTACCGCGAGCTGCTGCAACGGCTGACTGCCTTGGGCCTGCGCACGGTAATCGGCGGCGTGGCGCAGCCCAACCCGGCCAGCGACGCACTGCACCGCGCGCTGGGCTTCAAGCAGGTAGCACTGTTCGAACAGGTTGGCCGCAAGTTCGGCCGCTGGCTGGACGTGGCCTACTGGCAACTCTCCCTTGGAACCTGA
- a CDS encoding response regulator: protein MTVDFSRLRALIVDDQMLVRTLVAQALRTMGFAPENLSQAVDGSFAKRTLEAKPIDIVLCDVQMEPMNGLDVLKDLRCGRTNNPPNLPFVFLSGHPEKNNIVIAAQLHADGFIIKPPKPADMEKTLRLALTRPRPDIDPFSYYKVATGTAFDRHVFGELVTQASLLLDEDDKPVQRLGVGAVKPGSRLARDLYNKTGQLLLLRGSEITKTQLRVLRQFPERFGVDDIEISCEPDSDITPPPPTA, encoded by the coding sequence ATGACTGTTGACTTCTCCCGGCTGCGGGCGCTGATCGTCGACGACCAGATGCTGGTGCGCACGCTGGTGGCACAGGCACTGCGTACCATGGGCTTTGCGCCGGAAAACCTGTCGCAGGCGGTGGACGGCTCCTTTGCCAAGCGCACGCTGGAAGCCAAACCGATCGACATCGTGCTGTGCGATGTGCAGATGGAGCCGATGAACGGCCTCGACGTGCTGAAAGACCTGCGCTGCGGCCGGACCAACAATCCGCCCAACCTGCCGTTCGTGTTCCTGTCCGGCCATCCGGAAAAGAACAATATCGTCATCGCCGCGCAGCTGCACGCCGACGGTTTCATCATCAAGCCGCCCAAGCCGGCCGACATGGAAAAAACCCTGCGCCTGGCGCTGACGCGGCCGCGCCCGGACATCGACCCGTTCTCCTACTACAAGGTGGCCACCGGCACCGCCTTCGATCGCCACGTGTTCGGCGAGCTGGTGACGCAGGCGTCGCTGCTGCTGGACGAGGATGACAAGCCGGTACAACGCCTCGGAGTGGGCGCGGTGAAACCGGGAAGCCGGCTGGCGCGTGATCTATACAACAAGACCGGGCAGCTGCTGTTGCTGCGCGGCAGCGAGATCACCAAGACGCAGCTGCGCGTGCTGCGGCAGTTTCCGGAGCGCTTCGGCGTCGACGATATCGAGATCAGCTGCGAACCGGACAGCGACATCACGCCACCGCCCCCGACCGCCTGA
- a CDS encoding transglutaminase family protein — MQLTIDHETVYHYDATVSHSTQYLRLTPPQTAHQRIISWQLELPVAASESTDAYGNILHVLTLDTPHSEIRLRAHGVVETSDHWADEAEALPPPVFLRGSALTEPDDAIHALAAGHAAVIAATPETGLAALMQAVADAMPYTSGVTHAETTASQALALGAGVCQDHSHVFIAACRSLGLPARYVSGYLLTDRDAHVASHAWAEVYAAGRWQGFDISNRQQPDRHHLKLAVGLDYTDASPVRGVRRGGGSEALQAHARVTEADQQ; from the coding sequence ATGCAACTGACCATCGATCACGAAACCGTCTACCACTACGACGCCACCGTCAGCCACAGCACCCAGTACCTGCGGCTGACGCCGCCGCAAACAGCGCATCAGCGCATCATCAGCTGGCAGCTGGAGCTGCCGGTGGCGGCCAGCGAAAGCACCGATGCCTACGGCAACATCCTGCACGTGCTCACCCTGGACACCCCGCACAGCGAGATCCGCCTGCGCGCCCACGGTGTGGTGGAAACCAGCGACCACTGGGCGGACGAGGCCGAGGCACTGCCGCCACCGGTGTTCCTGCGCGGCAGCGCGCTGACCGAGCCGGACGACGCCATCCACGCGCTGGCGGCCGGCCACGCCGCCGTCATTGCGGCCACCCCTGAAACTGGGCTTGCCGCGCTGATGCAGGCGGTGGCCGACGCCATGCCCTACACCAGCGGCGTCACCCATGCGGAAACCACCGCGTCGCAGGCCCTGGCGCTGGGCGCCGGCGTGTGCCAGGACCACAGCCACGTGTTCATCGCCGCCTGCCGCAGCCTGGGGCTGCCGGCGCGTTATGTCAGCGGCTATCTGCTGACCGATCGCGACGCCCACGTCGCCAGCCATGCCTGGGCCGAGGTGTACGCCGCCGGCCGCTGGCAGGGCTTCGACATCAGCAACCGCCAGCAGCCGGACCGCCACCACCTGAAGCTGGCGGTGGGGCTGGATTACACCGACGCCAGCCCGGTACGCGGCGTGCGCCGTGGCGGCGGCAGCGAGGCGCTGCAGGCGCATGCACGGGTAACGGAGGCGGATCAGCAATGA
- the nudB gene encoding dihydroneopterin triphosphate diphosphatase, producing the protein MSKAPKQPVSVLVVIHSADGQVLLIERADRPGFWQSVTGSREGDEHLCDTARREVFEETGIDAANLALSDWQQQNVYEIYPHWRHRYAPGVTHNTEHVFSLQLPAPCAVRLADAEHLAWCWLPWPQAADKVFSPSNAAAIRALGQRLATTGKY; encoded by the coding sequence ATGAGCAAGGCGCCGAAGCAGCCGGTATCGGTGCTGGTGGTGATCCACAGCGCCGACGGCCAGGTGCTGCTGATCGAACGTGCCGACCGTCCCGGCTTCTGGCAATCGGTGACCGGCAGCCGCGAAGGCGACGAGCACCTGTGCGACACCGCGCGACGCGAGGTGTTCGAAGAAACCGGTATCGATGCGGCCAACCTTGCGCTGAGCGACTGGCAGCAGCAGAACGTGTATGAGATCTACCCGCACTGGCGCCACCGCTACGCGCCGGGGGTGACGCACAACACCGAGCACGTGTTCAGCCTGCAGTTGCCGGCACCGTGCGCGGTGCGGCTGGCCGATGCCGAGCATCTGGCCTGGTGCTGGCTGCCGTGGCCGCAGGCGGCCGACAAGGTGTTCTCGCCCTCCAATGCCGCGGCGATCCGCGCGCTGGGACAACGGCTGGCCACCACTGGCAAATACTGA
- a CDS encoding response regulator transcription factor yields MSCQTLAVIDDDAAVRQSLLWLLESDTLRVTGFDSAEAFLAAPDNAAFNCLIVDLRLSGMSGIVLLQTLAAWAYCPPVVMLTGHGDVPHAVAAFKLGVVDFLEKPFDDQRLLAQVEHCLQQDRVAREQHQRESRLHQTLATLTEREKEVMQLVLAGLLNKQIAEALHISMKTVEVHRARVFDKMGVKSAVELAGLIASLAGTAGKP; encoded by the coding sequence ATGAGCTGTCAGACACTTGCCGTCATTGATGACGATGCCGCAGTACGGCAATCGTTGCTGTGGCTGCTGGAAAGCGACACGCTACGTGTCACCGGTTTTGACAGCGCCGAGGCCTTTCTCGCCGCGCCGGACAACGCCGCCTTCAACTGCCTGATCGTCGACCTGCGCCTGTCCGGCATGAGCGGTATCGTGCTGCTGCAAACGTTGGCCGCATGGGCGTACTGCCCGCCGGTGGTGATGCTGACCGGGCACGGCGACGTGCCGCACGCAGTGGCGGCGTTCAAGCTGGGAGTGGTCGATTTCCTGGAGAAACCGTTCGACGACCAGCGCCTGCTGGCGCAGGTCGAGCACTGCCTGCAGCAGGACCGCGTCGCGCGCGAGCAGCACCAGCGCGAATCGCGGCTGCACCAGACGCTGGCGACGCTGACCGAACGCGAAAAGGAAGTGATGCAGCTGGTGCTGGCCGGCCTGCTCAACAAGCAGATCGCCGAGGCGCTGCACATCAGCATGAAGACGGTGGAAGTGCACCGCGCGCGGGTGTTCGACAAGATGGGTGTCAAGTCGGCGGTGGAGCTGGCCGGCCTGATCGCCAGCCTTGCCGGCACGGCGGGCAAGCCATGA
- a CDS encoding endonuclease/exonuclease/phosphatase family protein: MPSKRLSVVTFNLHKGMSPFNRRSHMQEIASALQQLSADVLFLQEVQGRHAGREQHHAGWPQHDFLAAALTHSASYGMNARYDHGHHGNAVLSRFPQQLAANHDISVNRLERRGILHTVIQPQGWPQAVACLCAHLNLLARDRRRQYLTLQHYIQHHIPAGMPLILAGDFNDWRGEADSWLGRGCGLQEVFVQQQGQHARSFPARLPLLPLDRIYVRGLRVHQVAVCRGQPWSHLSDHLPLFASLSLAS, from the coding sequence GTGCCAAGCAAGCGCCTGAGCGTGGTGACCTTCAACCTGCACAAGGGGATGTCGCCGTTCAACCGCCGTTCCCACATGCAGGAGATCGCCAGCGCACTGCAGCAGCTGTCCGCCGACGTGCTGTTCCTGCAGGAGGTGCAGGGCCGTCATGCCGGGCGCGAGCAGCACCATGCCGGCTGGCCGCAGCATGACTTCCTGGCCGCGGCGCTGACCCATTCCGCCAGCTATGGCATGAATGCGCGCTACGATCACGGCCACCACGGCAATGCGGTGTTGTCACGTTTTCCGCAGCAGCTGGCCGCCAATCACGACATCTCGGTCAACCGTCTGGAGCGGCGCGGCATCCTGCACACCGTGATCCAGCCGCAAGGTTGGCCGCAAGCGGTGGCCTGCCTCTGTGCCCACCTCAACCTGCTGGCGCGCGACCGCCGCCGCCAGTACCTGACGCTGCAGCACTACATCCAACATCACATTCCGGCTGGCATGCCGCTGATCCTGGCCGGCGATTTCAACGACTGGCGCGGCGAGGCCGACAGCTGGCTGGGGCGCGGCTGCGGCCTGCAGGAAGTGTTCGTGCAGCAGCAGGGCCAGCACGCGCGCAGCTTCCCGGCACGGCTGCCGCTGCTGCCGCTGGATCGCATCTACGTGCGCGGCCTGCGCGTCCACCAGGTGGCGGTGTGTCGCGGCCAACCCTGGTCGCACCTGTCCGATCACCTGCCGCTGTTTGCCAGCCTGTCGCTGGCGTCCTGA